One Streptomyces dangxiongensis genomic window, GTGTTCCCCCACGTCAGCATGGTGTTTGAGCGAACGCTCAAACCGCCTGCCGCTGAACCTACCGCCATTTGAGCGATCGCTCAAACCCCCGCGCACGAGAAACCCCGGCCGCTGCGGCCGGGGTTGTGCGCCGGGGTTGTGCGCCGGGGCGGCGGAGTTACCGCGCCAGGTGCCGCTCGACGGTCTCGACCTTGGAGGTGAGTCCGTCGGTCACACCGGGCCGGATGTCCGCCTTGAGGACGAGCGAGACGCGGGGCGCGCGCTGCTCGACGGCGGCGACGGCGCGCCTGACGACGTCCATGACCTCGTCCCACTCGCCCTCGACGGAGGTGAACATGGCGTCGGTGCGATGGGGCAGGCCCGACGCGCGGACCACGCGGACGGCGTCGGCGACGTACTCCCCCACGTCCTCGCCGACACCCAGGGGCGTCACGGAGAAGGCGACGATCATGCGTTCACCGCTCCTTCCCGGCGTGCGCGGGCGGCGATGACGGCGTCCTCGGCCTCGCGGCGCAGCTTGCGCTCGGCGAAGAAGCCGCCGGTGGGCAGCACCGAGAGGACGAAGTAGAGGGCGGCGGTCCCCAGCGGCCACTTGGTGCGGTTCCAGGCGTCCGCCCAGAACAGGACGTACAACACGAAGAGGACGCCGTGGACCGCGCCCATGACGGGGACCGCGTTGAAGTCCGTGGTCCGCTTCAGCACCGAGCACAGGAGCAGGACCAGGAAGGACACGGCCTCCGGGGCCGAGACCAGGCGGAGACGGCGGAGGGCGGTGGCGGTCTTGATGTCCACGGGTCACCTTCGGTGGGAGTAATCGTTTGTGAACGTACGCACAAGCGTCCCCCCATTGTGGCAAACGGCGCCCCTAGGGGTCCGGTCAGGGTGGGTGTCCACCCGTCGGCCCTGTTCCGTCCACCCGCCCGGCGGCTACTTTCACAGCGTGGCGATGTTCCGACTCCAGGGGAGCAAGGTGCTCGCCGTCGACATGACCGGTGACGCCGTGAAGGCGAAGAACGGCTCGATGGTCGCGTACGACGGGCGGATGACCTTCAAGAAGCTGAGTGGTGGCGGCGAGGGGCTGCGCGGGATGGTGACCCGGCGGCTCACCGGCGAGCAGATGACGGTGATGGAGGTGAGAGGGCACGGAACCTGCTGGCTGGCGGACCGGGCCGCCGAGATAAACCTGGTCGCCCTGCGGGGCGACAAGCTGTACGTCGAGGCGGGCAACCTGCTGGCGACGGACGGTGAGCTGCGGACGGGCACCACGTTCACGGGCCTGCGCGGCGCCTCGCAGGGCACCGGGCTGTTCACGACGACCGTGGAGGGGCACGGCCAGGCGGCGATCCTCTCCGACGGGCCGGCGGTCGTGCTCCGGGTCACCCCGCAGTACCCGCTGACCGTGGACCCGGGCGCCTATGTCGCCCACCAGGGCGAGGTGCGGCAGTCCTTCCAGTCCGGCGTGACGTTCCGCACCCTGCTCGGGGAGGGCGGCGGCGAGGCCTTCCAGATCCGCTTCGAGGGCGACGGACTGGTGTACGTGCAGCCGAGCGAGCGGAACACGATCGCGGGGGATCTGTGAGATGACGTTCCGGGAGATCAACTCGAAGATGGTCGAGGCGTCCGTGCTGCCGGGACAGCGGCTGTTCAGCCAGCGCGGGGCGATGCTCGCCTACAAGGGGGACGTGTCCTTCACGCCCAACGTCCAGGGCGGCCAGGGCGGGGTGATGTCCATGATCGGGCGCCGGGTGGCCGGCGAGGCGACCCCGCTGATGACCGTGGAGGGCAGCGGCACGGTCTTCTTCGGGCACGGCGGTCACCACGTGCACGTCATCGGCCTCACCGGCGACACGCTGCACGTGGAGGCCGACCGGCTGCTCGCCTTCGAGGGCACGCTGCGGCAGGGCACGATGTTCATGGGCGCGCAGGGCGGGGTGATGGGCCTGGTGCGCGGGCAGGTCACCGGGCAGGGCCTGTTCACGACCACCCTCCAGGGGCACGGCTCGGTGGCCGTGATGGCGCACGGCGGCGTCTTCGCGCTCCCGGTCACCCCCGAGCGCCCGGTCCACGTGGACCCGCAGGCCTACGTCGCCCATCACGGCGAGGTCCGCAACCGGCTGTCCACCGCGCTCGGCTGGCGCGACATGGTGGGCCGCGGTTCCGGTGAGGCCTTCCAGCTAGAGCTGAGCGGCAACGGCACGGTCTACGTCCAGGCGTCGGAGGAGAAGCTGTGAGCACCCACACAACGCCGGGCACCGGACCGGTCGTGCACGACCCGATGACCCTGCCCGCCGACGACAACGTGAACGCGTACACCTTCTGCGTCGAGCTGAAGAGCGGCCAGTGGTTCCTCCAGAAGGGGAAGATGATCGCCTACTACGGGGCGATCGAGTTCGACGGCATCGGGCACGGGCGACTCGACCGGCTTGTCCGTACGTCGTTTCATTCGCCACTGCACGCGAGCGACTGGGTCGTGGCGTCGGGCTCGGGGAAGATGCTGCTGGCCGACCGGGCCTTCGACGTCAACTCCTTCGACCTGGACGACGGGAATTTGACCATTCGCGCGGGC contains:
- a CDS encoding AIM24 family protein; this translates as MTFREINSKMVEASVLPGQRLFSQRGAMLAYKGDVSFTPNVQGGQGGVMSMIGRRVAGEATPLMTVEGSGTVFFGHGGHHVHVIGLTGDTLHVEADRLLAFEGTLRQGTMFMGAQGGVMGLVRGQVTGQGLFTTTLQGHGSVAVMAHGGVFALPVTPERPVHVDPQAYVAHHGEVRNRLSTALGWRDMVGRGSGEAFQLELSGNGTVYVQASEEKL
- a CDS encoding DUF3817 domain-containing protein; this encodes MDIKTATALRRLRLVSAPEAVSFLVLLLCSVLKRTTDFNAVPVMGAVHGVLFVLYVLFWADAWNRTKWPLGTAALYFVLSVLPTGGFFAERKLRREAEDAVIAARARREGAVNA
- a CDS encoding MTH1187 family thiamine-binding protein, producing the protein MIVAFSVTPLGVGEDVGEYVADAVRVVRASGLPHRTDAMFTSVEGEWDEVMDVVRRAVAAVEQRAPRVSLVLKADIRPGVTDGLTSKVETVERHLAR
- a CDS encoding AIM24 family protein, which produces MFRLQGSKVLAVDMTGDAVKAKNGSMVAYDGRMTFKKLSGGGEGLRGMVTRRLTGEQMTVMEVRGHGTCWLADRAAEINLVALRGDKLYVEAGNLLATDGELRTGTTFTGLRGASQGTGLFTTTVEGHGQAAILSDGPAVVLRVTPQYPLTVDPGAYVAHQGEVRQSFQSGVTFRTLLGEGGGEAFQIRFEGDGLVYVQPSERNTIAGDL